From Prochlorococcus sp. MIT 1223, the proteins below share one genomic window:
- a CDS encoding NAD(+) kinase: MLLKNVWIIYRSNSEVAEKEALRCFKKLDSLGVNVLHRILGNQTSSIKDLLNSTKVLPNLVIILGGDGTVLRAARQLAIKNIPIISFNVGGNLGFLTHEKSLLNHKETWQKILDGRFKLQKRMMLHANLELNYKSVNNLQKCSYWALNDFYLRSYKDEFSPTCRIGLEIDGEIVDEYKGDGLIISTPTGSTAYTLATGGPIVNPEIDAIVVSAICPMSLSSRPIVIPASSKIIIKTLGDANEKVKMWKDGETGAITRPGDKCTIEKSKHNVSMIVLEGSPTYYRTLSQKLHWAGSLVNNLKNN; this comes from the coding sequence ATGTTATTAAAAAATGTTTGGATAATATATCGTTCGAACAGTGAAGTAGCCGAGAAAGAAGCTTTAAGATGTTTTAAAAAGCTTGATTCTTTAGGAGTTAATGTTCTTCATCGCATTCTTGGCAATCAAACTTCTTCTATTAAGGATTTATTAAATTCCACCAAGGTTTTGCCTAACTTAGTAATAATTCTTGGTGGTGATGGAACAGTTCTTAGAGCTGCCAGACAACTTGCAATAAAAAATATACCAATTATTAGTTTCAATGTAGGAGGTAATTTGGGTTTTCTAACTCATGAAAAATCCTTACTTAATCATAAAGAGACCTGGCAAAAGATCTTAGATGGTCGCTTTAAATTACAAAAAAGAATGATGCTACATGCAAATCTAGAATTGAACTATAAATCAGTTAATAACTTACAAAAATGTTCTTATTGGGCTTTAAATGATTTTTATCTTAGGTCATATAAAGATGAATTTTCACCGACATGCAGAATAGGTCTAGAAATAGATGGGGAAATAGTAGATGAATACAAAGGTGACGGATTAATTATCTCTACTCCTACAGGTTCGACAGCATATACTCTCGCTACAGGGGGACCAATTGTTAATCCTGAAATAGATGCAATTGTCGTTAGTGCAATATGCCCAATGAGCCTATCTAGTCGTCCTATTGTAATACCTGCTTCATCAAAAATAATTATAAAGACTCTAGGAGACGCAAATGAAAAAGTAAAAATGTGGAAAGATGGAGAAACTGGAGCTATTACAAGACCTGGAGATAAATGTACAATTGAAAAAAGCAAACATAATGTAAGTATGATCGTTTTAGAAGGAAGTCCTACCTATTACAGAACTCTTTCTCAAAAGTTGCATTGGGCTGGCAGTCTAGTAAATAATTTAAAGAATAATTAG
- a CDS encoding NAD(P)H-quinone oxidoreductase subunit 4 — MTSDFPWLSFSILFPIVGAFIVPFFPDEGDGKKVRWFALAISLITFLITVTAYIKGYDIKQDGLQLAERVSWLPDLGLTWAVGADGLSMPLILLSSFITALAVLAAWPVTFKPKLFFFLILAMDGGQIAVFAVQDMLLFFLAWELELLPVYLLLAIWGGKKRQYAATKFIIYTAGSSLFILLAALGMGFFGGGTPNFEYTHLAQQGFDTGFQLLCYGGLLIAFGVKLPIVPLHTWLPDAHGEATAPVHMLLAGILLKMGGYALLRFNAQLLPEAHAQFAPLLIVLGVVNIIYAALTSFAQRNLKRKIAYSSISHMGFVLIGIGSFSSLGTSGAMLQMISHGLIGASLFFLVGATYDRTRTLQLNEMGGVGQKMKIMFALWTVCSLASLALPGMSGFVSELMVFAGFVTDEVYTLPFRVVMAGFAAIGVILTPIYLLSMLREIFFGKENSELITNNKLVDAEPREIYIISSLLVPIIGIGLYPRIMTDSYIASIDGLVERDLGAIERVKTSTSIPRIQTQPHPALITAPEFKIKRVQ; from the coding sequence ATGACGAGTGATTTCCCTTGGCTTAGCTTTTCGATTCTTTTCCCAATAGTAGGAGCATTTATTGTTCCATTTTTTCCTGATGAGGGTGATGGGAAAAAAGTGAGATGGTTTGCATTGGCTATCTCTCTGATTACTTTTTTGATTACGGTAACTGCCTATATAAAAGGTTATGACATAAAGCAAGACGGTTTACAGCTTGCAGAAAGAGTTAGTTGGTTACCTGATCTTGGATTGACATGGGCAGTAGGAGCTGATGGCCTTTCGATGCCTTTAATTTTGCTAAGCAGCTTTATTACTGCTTTAGCTGTATTGGCAGCATGGCCAGTAACTTTTAAACCAAAATTATTCTTCTTTTTGATCCTTGCTATGGATGGGGGTCAAATAGCAGTTTTTGCTGTTCAAGATATGTTGCTTTTTTTCTTGGCATGGGAACTTGAATTGTTGCCTGTTTATTTGCTTTTAGCTATTTGGGGAGGAAAGAAACGTCAATATGCGGCTACAAAATTCATTATTTATACAGCTGGTAGTTCGTTATTTATTTTACTTGCAGCACTAGGAATGGGTTTCTTCGGAGGCGGTACTCCGAATTTTGAATATACCCATCTTGCTCAACAAGGTTTTGATACTGGGTTTCAGTTGCTTTGCTACGGGGGTTTATTGATTGCTTTTGGTGTGAAGCTTCCCATTGTTCCGCTTCATACTTGGTTACCTGATGCACATGGTGAAGCAACAGCTCCAGTTCATATGCTTTTAGCTGGTATTTTGTTGAAAATGGGAGGATATGCACTATTGAGATTTAATGCTCAGTTGTTGCCAGAGGCTCATGCGCAATTTGCACCCTTATTAATTGTTCTAGGGGTAGTCAACATTATTTACGCTGCTTTGACTTCTTTTGCTCAGAGAAATCTAAAAAGAAAAATTGCGTACAGTTCTATAAGTCATATGGGATTTGTCTTAATAGGTATTGGGAGTTTTAGTTCTTTGGGAACTAGCGGCGCAATGCTTCAGATGATTAGTCATGGATTAATTGGAGCAAGTCTTTTCTTTTTGGTTGGAGCTACATATGACCGAACCCGAACTCTTCAATTGAACGAAATGGGTGGAGTTGGTCAAAAAATGAAAATAATGTTTGCTCTTTGGACTGTTTGCTCATTGGCATCATTGGCTTTGCCTGGAATGAGTGGATTCGTTTCGGAATTAATGGTTTTTGCTGGTTTTGTTACTGACGAGGTATATACCTTGCCATTTAGAGTCGTTATGGCTGGATTTGCTGCTATTGGAGTCATACTTACCCCTATTTACTTGTTATCAATGCTTAGGGAAATTTTCTTCGGGAAGGAAAACTCTGAATTGATAACTAATAACAAGCTTGTTGATGCTGAGCCTCGAGAGATTTACATAATTAGTTCTTTGTTGGTTCCCATTATTGGAATAGGTTTGTATCCAAGAATTATGACGGACTCTTATATTGCCTCTATTGATGGTTTAGTTGAACGAGACTTAGGAGCAATAGAGCGTGTTAAAACTTCAACATCGATTCCTAGAATTCAGACTCAACCACATCCAGCATTAATAACTGCTCCAGAATTCAAGATTAAAAGAGTTCAATAG
- the ndhI gene encoding NAD(P)H-quinone oxidoreductase subunit I — translation MLNFFKKVSLYAKDAVGAANYLAQGLAVTFDHMRRRPVTVQYPYEKLIPSERYRGRIHYEFDKCIACEVCVRVCPINLPVVDWVMNKETKKKELRNYSIDFGACIFCGNCVEYCPTNCLSMTEEYEMAAFDRHSLNYDNVALGRLPTSVTTDPSVKPLRELTYLPKGSMDPHEIKNEDNRVGQLPSEVLEWMQINNTDENVANSVNSSPINIKKSVE, via the coding sequence ATGCTCAATTTTTTTAAAAAAGTTTCTTTATATGCAAAGGATGCGGTAGGTGCTGCAAATTATTTAGCCCAAGGTTTAGCTGTAACTTTTGATCACATGAGAAGACGGCCTGTAACCGTCCAATACCCTTACGAAAAGCTTATTCCTTCAGAAAGATATAGAGGCAGGATTCACTATGAGTTCGACAAATGTATTGCATGTGAAGTTTGCGTAAGAGTATGTCCAATAAACCTTCCAGTAGTGGATTGGGTAATGAATAAAGAAACTAAGAAAAAGGAGCTACGTAATTATTCTATTGACTTTGGTGCATGTATTTTCTGTGGAAACTGTGTTGAATATTGTCCAACTAATTGTCTTTCAATGACAGAAGAATATGAAATGGCTGCTTTTGATCGCCATAGCTTAAATTATGACAATGTTGCATTGGGACGCCTTCCAACAAGTGTTACTACTGATCCTTCTGTAAAACCATTAAGAGAACTCACGTATCTACCAAAAGGCTCAATGGATCCTCACGAAATAAAAAATGAAGACAATAGAGTAGGTCAATTACCTTCTGAAGTTTTGGAATGGATGCAAATTAATAATACAGACGAGAATGTTGCAAATTCTGTAAATAGCTCACCTATAAATATCAAGAAATCAGTCGAATGA
- a CDS encoding response regulator transcription factor has translation MFTGEISNPAHMGLSAREMEIIELVADGLTNQEIAEKLTISKRTVDNHVSNMFTKTGSKNRVALLNWAMDHGKICRDGFNCCSLPDSSGDNV, from the coding sequence ATGTTTACAGGAGAAATCTCCAATCCGGCTCATATGGGTCTCTCTGCTAGAGAGATGGAGATCATTGAGCTTGTCGCAGATGGACTGACAAATCAGGAAATTGCTGAAAAACTCACGATTAGTAAAAGGACTGTAGATAATCATGTCAGCAATATGTTCACTAAGACGGGCTCAAAAAATAGAGTAGCTCTTCTTAATTGGGCTATGGATCATGGGAAGATCTGCAGAGATGGTTTTAATTGTTGCTCTTTGCCTGACTCCTCTGGCGATAACGTTTAG
- a CDS encoding NnrU family protein — MFLGDIHHTSFVMLGLIIVFAIVHSGGAALRGKAEKLIGPRAWRLIFALASIPSATILIGYFLAHRYDGIRLWNVHGITGVIPIVWILTAISFLFLYPATYNLLEIPAVIKPKVRLYGQGIIRISRHPQAIGQILWCLAHVLWIGSSFMVVTCIGLIAHHLFAIWHGDRRLKAKFGEEFEELKKNTSVIPFLAVLDGRQTLVIQEFLRPSQLGICIAIGVIWWSHRFISLGSSTFLNLFQ; from the coding sequence ATGTTCCTTGGTGACATTCATCACACAAGTTTTGTGATGTTGGGATTAATAATTGTTTTTGCAATTGTCCACAGTGGTGGGGCTGCTCTTAGAGGGAAGGCAGAAAAATTAATTGGTCCTAGAGCTTGGCGACTGATATTTGCTTTAGCCAGTATCCCCTCTGCAACTATTTTGATTGGATACTTCTTAGCTCATCGATATGACGGAATTAGATTATGGAACGTCCATGGAATAACTGGGGTTATTCCGATTGTTTGGATATTGACTGCAATCAGTTTTTTGTTCTTATATCCAGCTACTTACAATCTTCTAGAAATACCTGCAGTAATTAAACCCAAAGTCAGATTATATGGGCAAGGAATTATAAGAATAAGTAGACACCCACAAGCGATTGGGCAAATTTTGTGGTGCTTAGCTCATGTTCTGTGGATTGGCAGTAGTTTTATGGTCGTTACTTGTATTGGCTTAATAGCGCATCATCTTTTTGCTATATGGCATGGAGATAGAAGATTAAAAGCCAAATTCGGAGAGGAATTTGAGGAATTGAAGAAAAACACTTCGGTAATTCCATTCTTAGCAGTCTTGGACGGTCGTCAGACATTAGTCATTCAAGAGTTTTTAAGGCCTTCTCAGCTAGGGATATGCATCGCGATTGGCGTTATTTGGTGGTCTCATCGCTTTATTTCTTTGGGCAGTTCAACCTTTCTGAATTTATTTCAATGA
- a CDS encoding NAD(P)H-quinone oxidoreductase subunit 5: MPSAAELAWLIPVLPLIGGIISGMGLISFNKEINKLRKIVATSLISLVGASAVMSYFVLAEQMAGGPSVEHLFVWASAGDFVLPMGFVIDPLGSVMLALVTTIALLVMIYSHGYMAHDEGYVRFFTYLSLFSSSMLGLIVSPNLLEIYVFWELVGMCSYLLVGFWYQREGAAHAAQKAFVVNRVGDFGLLLGILGLFWATGSFDFQGIATGLSDAIEAGSVPVWAAVTICLLVFMGPMAKSAQFPLHVWLPDAMEGPTPISALIHAATMVAAGVFLVARLEPLYSQFPIIGLFIAIVGTITCLLGASIALTQMDLKKGLAYSTVSQLGYMMLAMGCGAPIAGMFHLVTHAFFKAMLFLGSGSVIHAMEEVVGHEPILAQDMRLMGGLRKKMPITSTTFFIGCVAISGIPPLAGFWSKDEILGEAFNSFPILWFIGFITAGLTAFYMFRLYFLTFEGSFRGNDETLQKQLLNAAGKEVEHEDDLQQHHQGELHESPWPMTYPLIALAIPSVFIGFLGTPWKSTFAFLLDPIDALEMSNHFSWAQFLPLAVASVAISVSGITLAVFAYYLKRLDLEQLVVKRFSMVNRFLSNKWYLDEINEKIFVRGSRKLAREVLEVDAKVVDGVVNLTGLLTLGSGEGLKYFETGRAQFYALIVFGGVIALVALFGVLGPSTF, encoded by the coding sequence ATGCCATCGGCCGCAGAATTAGCTTGGCTTATTCCAGTTCTACCTTTAATCGGTGGAATAATTTCTGGGATGGGATTAATAAGCTTCAACAAAGAAATAAACAAGTTAAGAAAAATAGTTGCAACCTCTTTGATTTCATTGGTAGGTGCTTCGGCTGTAATGAGTTATTTCGTTCTTGCTGAACAAATGGCTGGAGGACCTTCTGTTGAACATTTGTTTGTTTGGGCAAGCGCTGGAGATTTTGTTTTACCAATGGGCTTTGTTATTGATCCACTTGGATCGGTAATGCTGGCTTTAGTAACGACTATTGCATTATTGGTAATGATTTATTCACATGGCTATATGGCACATGATGAGGGATATGTTCGTTTTTTTACTTATTTGTCCTTATTTAGTAGCTCAATGTTGGGGTTAATAGTTAGTCCAAACCTTCTTGAGATATATGTTTTTTGGGAATTGGTAGGAATGTGCTCATATTTGTTAGTTGGTTTTTGGTATCAACGAGAAGGAGCTGCTCATGCAGCTCAAAAAGCTTTTGTCGTAAATAGAGTTGGAGATTTTGGTCTTTTATTAGGAATACTTGGACTGTTTTGGGCTACAGGCAGTTTTGATTTTCAAGGAATAGCTACTGGTCTTTCTGATGCCATAGAAGCTGGTAGTGTTCCAGTTTGGGCAGCAGTGACAATTTGTCTTTTGGTCTTTATGGGACCGATGGCTAAGTCGGCTCAGTTTCCCCTTCATGTTTGGCTTCCAGATGCTATGGAAGGCCCTACTCCTATATCTGCTTTGATTCATGCTGCAACAATGGTCGCTGCAGGCGTATTTCTTGTTGCAAGACTTGAGCCTCTATACAGTCAATTCCCCATTATTGGACTTTTTATAGCGATTGTAGGCACTATTACATGTTTGTTAGGTGCATCGATTGCATTGACTCAAATGGATCTTAAGAAAGGCCTTGCTTACAGTACGGTTTCTCAACTTGGCTACATGATGCTTGCTATGGGATGCGGTGCGCCAATCGCTGGGATGTTCCACTTGGTAACTCATGCTTTTTTTAAAGCCATGCTTTTTTTGGGGTCAGGTTCGGTTATTCACGCTATGGAAGAGGTTGTTGGTCATGAGCCCATACTTGCTCAAGACATGCGATTAATGGGGGGGCTTAGAAAAAAAATGCCAATCACTTCTACTACCTTTTTTATAGGTTGTGTTGCTATAAGTGGAATTCCTCCTTTGGCAGGTTTTTGGAGTAAGGATGAAATTTTAGGAGAGGCTTTTAATTCATTCCCAATTCTTTGGTTTATTGGATTTATAACCGCTGGGCTTACAGCCTTTTACATGTTTAGACTTTATTTCTTAACTTTTGAGGGTTCATTTAGAGGGAATGATGAAACTCTTCAAAAACAATTACTTAATGCTGCTGGTAAAGAGGTAGAGCATGAAGATGACCTGCAACAACATCATCAAGGTGAATTGCATGAATCTCCTTGGCCTATGACCTATCCATTAATAGCTTTAGCAATACCCTCAGTATTTATTGGTTTCTTAGGTACTCCTTGGAAAAGTACATTTGCTTTTCTCTTGGATCCCATAGATGCATTAGAAATGTCTAATCATTTTAGCTGGGCTCAATTCCTACCATTAGCAGTTGCTTCAGTAGCTATATCAGTTTCAGGAATTACCCTTGCGGTTTTTGCTTATTACCTCAAAAGATTAGATCTAGAGCAACTAGTAGTCAAAAGATTCTCTATGGTTAACCGTTTTCTATCAAATAAATGGTATCTAGATGAGATTAATGAAAAGATTTTTGTTCGTGGCAGTAGAAAATTGGCACGTGAAGTTTTGGAGGTAGATGCAAAAGTAGTTGATGGAGTTGTTAATCTGACTGGTCTTTTAACTCTTGGTAGTGGAGAAGGGTTGAAATATTTTGAAACTGGCAGGGCTCAATTTTATGCGCTCATTGTTTTTGGCGGTGTAATAGCTTTAGTTGCTCTCTTTGGAGTTTTAGGGCCATCAACCTTTTAG
- the nuoK gene encoding NADH-quinone oxidoreductase subunit NuoK encodes MENSSGLIPLQAYLTLASILFCIGVWGLINSRNAVRVLMSIELMLNSVNINLMAFSSYIDGDLIKGQVFTVFVITVAAAEAAVGLAILLSLYRNRVTVDMESFNLLKW; translated from the coding sequence ATGGAAAATTCATCTGGATTAATACCGTTACAAGCTTATTTAACACTTGCATCAATATTATTTTGTATAGGAGTGTGGGGATTAATTAACAGTAGAAATGCTGTAAGAGTCTTGATGAGTATTGAACTAATGCTGAACTCAGTAAATATCAATCTTATGGCATTTTCATCTTATATAGATGGAGATCTTATTAAAGGCCAAGTTTTCACTGTATTTGTAATTACAGTTGCGGCTGCAGAAGCTGCTGTTGGATTAGCAATTTTATTATCTTTATATAGAAATAGAGTAACAGTTGATATGGAAAGTTTTAACTTACTCAAGTGGTGA
- a CDS encoding NADH-quinone oxidoreductase subunit J, with translation MNIANSTELICFLILGLIIISGAIGVVFLTNIVYSAFLLGGVFMAVAGLYLLLNASFVAAAQILVYVGAVNVLILFAIMLVNKKEDLKPIKGLQVRKILSGIVCSGLLTLLIRVDLITNWNTPGPKAIGELATERIGEHLFTDYLLPFELASVLLLMAMIGAIVLARRDVLISDIGTGENVDQSLIEKVKIPLLVEKSTK, from the coding sequence ATGAATATAGCTAATTCAACAGAGTTAATTTGTTTTTTAATTCTTGGTTTAATTATAATATCTGGTGCAATTGGTGTTGTTTTTTTAACCAATATTGTATATTCAGCATTTTTACTAGGAGGAGTATTTATGGCTGTAGCAGGTTTATACCTTTTATTAAATGCTAGTTTTGTTGCTGCAGCACAAATACTTGTGTATGTGGGTGCAGTTAATGTATTAATCCTTTTTGCCATAATGCTTGTCAACAAAAAAGAGGATCTTAAACCGATTAAAGGATTACAAGTTAGAAAAATCCTTTCAGGTATAGTATGCTCTGGACTACTAACATTATTAATTAGAGTAGATCTAATTACTAATTGGAATACACCTGGGCCAAAAGCAATTGGAGAACTTGCAACAGAAAGAATTGGAGAACATTTATTTACTGACTATCTTTTACCATTTGAATTAGCATCAGTCCTATTGTTAATGGCTATGATTGGTGCAATAGTATTAGCAAGAAGAGATGTATTAATTAGTGATATTGGTACAGGTGAAAATGTAGATCAAAGTCTGATCGAAAAAGTAAAAATACCTCTTTTAGTTGAAAAATCAACCAAATGA
- a CDS encoding CYTH domain-containing protein, whose amino-acid sequence MNIEIERRFIVRSEEWKKFINSSQEFKQGYLVSKKDSWTIRIRIIDEKEALITLKYPKERISRYEFEYEVPIEDGYSIWNLAEFKISKTRYQLRLNDHTWIVDSFKEQNSPLVLAEIELNTIEEKIDIPQWCSSEISDAKEFSNASLAKSPISSWPIEKRRSIL is encoded by the coding sequence ATGAATATTGAAATCGAAAGGCGTTTTATTGTTAGAAGTGAAGAGTGGAAGAAATTTATAAATTCTTCTCAAGAATTCAAACAAGGTTATTTAGTAAGTAAAAAGGATTCTTGGACAATACGAATACGAATTATTGACGAAAAAGAAGCATTAATAACACTTAAATATCCAAAAGAGAGAATTAGCAGATATGAGTTTGAATATGAAGTTCCAATAGAAGATGGCTATTCAATCTGGAATCTGGCAGAATTTAAAATATCAAAAACTAGATATCAATTGAGACTAAATGATCACACTTGGATAGTAGATAGCTTTAAAGAACAAAACTCACCCTTAGTGCTAGCAGAAATTGAACTAAATACTATTGAAGAAAAGATAGATATTCCGCAATGGTGCTCTTCAGAAATCTCCGATGCCAAGGAATTTAGTAATGCCTCACTTGCAAAATCGCCAATATCTTCATGGCCTATAGAAAAAAGACGCTCAATCCTTTAG
- a CDS encoding methylenetetrahydrofolate reductase, whose translation MKSPLQKRLESGKTTITAEIMPPRGTDVSTAIEHGKKLKEYVHAINVTDCSRAIVRMSSLALCKLLKDEGIEPILQMSCRDRNRIGLQADLLGANALGIQNLLCLTGDPVRIGDQPDAKPVNEYDSVRLLEQVASLNNGIDPVLKELPDGSTNLFAGAAADPNCKGFDGLRRRIERKKNAGACFFQTQMVMNPKVLERFCKEIAEPLEIKVLAGVFLLKSAKNADFINRVVPGASIPESIISRLDKASDPFIEGKKIAAEQINDFLSLTQGVHIMAVKAESSIPEILNRANINLKQT comes from the coding sequence ATGAAATCACCTCTACAAAAACGCCTTGAATCAGGGAAAACCACTATCACAGCTGAGATCATGCCTCCTAGGGGTACTGATGTTTCAACTGCAATAGAACATGGTAAAAAACTTAAAGAATATGTTCATGCAATAAACGTTACCGATTGCAGTAGGGCAATTGTAAGAATGAGTAGCCTGGCATTATGCAAATTGCTTAAAGATGAAGGAATCGAACCAATTTTGCAAATGTCATGCAGAGATAGAAATCGTATTGGGTTACAGGCAGATTTACTCGGCGCGAATGCACTTGGCATTCAAAACCTACTCTGTCTTACAGGAGATCCAGTAAGGATTGGTGATCAACCTGATGCAAAGCCAGTAAATGAATATGATTCAGTGAGGTTGCTAGAGCAAGTAGCTTCTCTTAACAACGGAATTGACCCAGTCCTAAAAGAATTACCCGACGGTTCGACAAATTTATTTGCAGGCGCTGCTGCAGATCCCAACTGCAAAGGGTTTGATGGACTAAGAAGAAGAATAGAACGAAAGAAAAATGCTGGGGCTTGCTTTTTTCAAACACAAATGGTTATGAACCCAAAGGTTCTTGAACGTTTTTGCAAAGAGATCGCTGAACCCTTAGAAATCAAAGTTTTAGCAGGTGTTTTCTTATTAAAATCAGCAAAAAATGCTGATTTCATTAATCGAGTAGTCCCAGGAGCTTCTATACCTGAATCTATAATTTCAAGACTAGACAAAGCTTCTGATCCATTTATTGAAGGGAAAAAAATAGCCGCAGAGCAAATAAACGATTTTCTTAGTTTGACCCAAGGAGTTCACATAATGGCAGTAAAAGCAGAAAGCTCAATTCCAGAAATTCTTAATCGAGCAAATATCAATTTGAAGCAGACATAA
- a CDS encoding NDP-sugar synthase, protein MKAMILAAGKGTRVQPITHVIPKPMIPILQKPVMEFLLELLKEHGFKEVMVNVSHLAEEIENYFRDGQRFGVEIAYSFEGRIEDGELIGDALGSAGGLKKIQDFQEFFDDTFVVLCGDALIDLDLSEAVKRHKEKGALASLITKRVPKEQVSSYGVVVTDEDDRVKAFQEKPSIDKALGNMINTGIYLFEPEIFNHIPSSKAFDIGADLFPKLVSLGAPFYALPMDFEWVDIGKVPDYWQAIRSVLCGRVRQVDIPGKEAIPGVYTGLNVAANWDKIKVEGPVYVGGMTRIEDGATIIGPSMIGPSCHICEGATIDNSIIFDYSRIGAGVQLVEKLVFGRYCVDKNGDHFDLQEAALDWLITDARRQDLGEPSPQQKAMAELLGTDLMSASN, encoded by the coding sequence ATGAAGGCGATGATCCTGGCGGCAGGAAAGGGAACTCGAGTTCAGCCAATCACTCATGTGATTCCTAAACCGATGATCCCGATCCTTCAGAAACCTGTGATGGAGTTTCTTTTGGAACTGCTAAAAGAGCATGGTTTTAAAGAAGTTATGGTGAATGTTTCTCATTTAGCAGAAGAGATAGAAAATTATTTTCGAGATGGACAAAGGTTTGGTGTTGAGATTGCATATAGCTTTGAAGGCCGAATAGAGGATGGTGAGCTCATTGGTGATGCTCTTGGCTCAGCAGGAGGCTTAAAAAAGATTCAAGATTTTCAAGAATTTTTTGATGATACTTTTGTTGTACTTTGTGGTGATGCTTTGATTGATCTTGATCTTTCAGAAGCCGTTAAAAGACATAAAGAAAAGGGTGCCTTGGCAAGCTTAATTACTAAGAGAGTTCCAAAAGAGCAAGTCAGCAGTTATGGAGTTGTTGTCACTGATGAGGATGATCGAGTGAAAGCTTTTCAGGAAAAGCCCTCAATCGATAAAGCTCTTGGAAATATGATTAATACAGGAATATATTTGTTTGAACCGGAGATTTTTAATCATATTCCTTCTTCTAAAGCATTTGATATTGGAGCAGATTTATTCCCCAAGCTAGTAAGTTTAGGAGCCCCTTTTTATGCATTGCCCATGGATTTTGAGTGGGTAGATATTGGGAAAGTACCTGATTATTGGCAAGCAATTCGCAGTGTTCTTTGTGGACGAGTTAGGCAGGTTGATATCCCTGGGAAAGAGGCTATTCCAGGAGTTTATACCGGCTTAAATGTTGCGGCTAATTGGGACAAGATAAAGGTAGAAGGACCAGTTTATGTAGGAGGGATGACTCGTATTGAAGATGGAGCAACTATTATTGGACCTTCTATGATTGGTCCAAGTTGTCATATTTGTGAAGGCGCAACGATAGATAACTCAATTATTTTTGATTACTCAAGAATCGGTGCAGGAGTGCAACTTGTAGAGAAGTTGGTTTTTGGAAGATATTGTGTTGATAAAAATGGCGATCATTTTGATCTTCAGGAAGCAGCGCTTGATTGGTTAATTACTGATGCGAGAAGGCAAGACTTAGGAGAACCTTCACCCCAACAAAAGGCTATGGCAGAGTTGTTAGGTACAGATCTTATGTCTGCTTCAAATTGA
- a CDS encoding segregation/condensation protein A has protein sequence MYVSGAKPELDSGARFAIRLLRDAAERGDIDPWDVDVIPVVDGFLDQLRQRIEIPRKVSSQLGMGGGSFEVDLAESSEAFLAASVLVSLKAEVLEAETFPIESFEEFGCDDDAQQGWLDPSFELPKRPEKHLLRRPAALPPLRRPVTLGELIEQLESIAESIESDELNNRRQRRQKRFSEREIIAQVSSLAHKENLPETTAALAIYLNTWEDALHWVDFDLLVNRWKTHASGDLDTDRVGVFWALLFLSSQGKIQLQQEGSLFAELKLKRILSPGTVAQLPLNNLEVTETSPAAAA, from the coding sequence TTGTATGTAAGTGGTGCCAAACCAGAACTTGATTCAGGAGCAAGATTTGCCATACGTCTTTTAAGAGATGCTGCTGAAAGAGGAGATATAGATCCTTGGGATGTTGATGTCATTCCTGTCGTAGATGGTTTTTTAGATCAATTAAGACAGCGCATAGAAATTCCTAGGAAAGTTTCTTCTCAATTGGGTATGGGGGGAGGAAGTTTTGAAGTTGATTTAGCAGAAAGTAGTGAAGCTTTTTTAGCTGCATCTGTTTTAGTTTCTTTAAAGGCAGAAGTTCTAGAAGCTGAAACATTCCCTATTGAATCTTTTGAGGAATTTGGCTGTGATGATGATGCTCAGCAGGGTTGGTTAGATCCAAGTTTCGAATTACCAAAAAGGCCAGAGAAACATTTATTAAGAAGACCTGCTGCTCTCCCACCTTTAAGAAGGCCAGTAACGTTAGGAGAGTTGATTGAGCAACTTGAATCAATCGCAGAATCAATTGAATCAGATGAATTAAATAATCGAAGGCAAAGGCGTCAGAAGAGATTCAGTGAAAGAGAAATTATTGCTCAAGTTAGCTCTCTTGCTCATAAAGAAAATTTACCTGAGACAACAGCAGCACTGGCGATTTATTTGAACACTTGGGAAGATGCTTTGCATTGGGTTGATTTTGATTTATTAGTTAATCGATGGAAAACTCATGCTTCGGGAGATTTAGATACTGATCGAGTCGGTGTATTTTGGGCTTTACTTTTTTTGAGTTCCCAAGGCAAAATTCAACTTCAGCAGGAAGGATCTCTTTTTGCTGAATTGAAATTAAAGAGAATACTCTCACCAGGGACGGTAGCTCAACTTCCATTAAATAATTTAGAAGTGACAGAAACTTCTCCGGCAGCTGCAGCTTAG